One window of the Tetragenococcus koreensis genome contains the following:
- a CDS encoding PTS sugar transporter subunit IIA, whose translation MGKIQENDKGVISEELIFLDKEFENQEEVLQFIVNNAESNGYVTDKDKLYEAVKKREQEVPTAIGYSIAIPHGKTDAVAHPFIAFLRTAKDIKWTNQKEGMIRLVFLIGVPEKSENNLHLKFISQLSKKLLDEDFREKLLRQTDKKRAFQQLNAIEI comes from the coding sequence ATGGGAAAAATTCAAGAAAATGACAAAGGCGTAATTTCGGAGGAGTTGATATTTCTAGATAAAGAATTCGAAAATCAAGAAGAAGTCCTTCAATTTATCGTAAATAATGCTGAATCTAATGGTTATGTAACGGATAAAGATAAGCTCTATGAAGCAGTAAAAAAACGTGAACAGGAAGTGCCTACAGCTATTGGTTACTCTATTGCGATCCCGCATGGAAAGACCGATGCAGTTGCGCATCCATTCATCGCCTTCTTACGAACAGCCAAAGATATAAAATGGACAAACCAAAAGGAAGGGATGATACGCTTAGTATTTCTTATCGGGGTTCCAGAAAAAAGTGAGAATAATTTACATCTAAAGTTTATCTCTCAACTGAGTAAAAAGTTATTAGATGAAGACTTCAGGGAAAAATTATTAAGACAAACTGATAAAAAAAGAGCTTTTCAACAACTAAATGCAATTGAAATTTAA
- a CDS encoding PTS fructose transporter subunit IIB codes for MKIVAVTACPTGIAHTYMAQEAIEKECQKRGYEVKVETQGSMGIENELEQEEVDAADIVILAIGIGIDGEERFEEKENEGKVINADPGEVIKHPVETIDQAEKI; via the coding sequence ATGAAAATAGTAGCAGTAACAGCATGTCCAACTGGGATAGCACATACTTATATGGCACAAGAAGCTATCGAAAAAGAGTGTCAAAAAAGAGGATACGAAGTGAAAGTAGAAACGCAAGGAAGTATGGGAATTGAAAATGAATTAGAACAAGAAGAAGTTGATGCGGCAGATATTGTTATTTTGGCTATAGGAATTGGGATTGATGGTGAAGAACGTTTTGAAGAAAAAGAAAATGAAGGCAAAGTTATAAATGCTGACCCAGGAGAAGTGATTAAACATCCTGTTGAGACTATTGATCAAGCAGAAAAAATCTAG
- a CDS encoding PTS fructose transporter subunit IIC translates to MKKSNKFFKDLQKAFNTGVSFMLPAVVVGGIFLAISLATGEATESGLEVTNPFMKNLNDLGDAGFAMMIPLLSGYIANTLAGKPALAPAMILGYIANNPIGEGEVQTGFLGAMIMGVAVGYFVRWCKTWKVPSTIRTIMPILIVPVITTFVLGMIYIYVIAVPIGAAMDWLVRALGQMQGGSAIIFGLIIGAMTAVDMGGPVNKTVTAFTLALMAEGVYAPNGAHRIAVAIPPLALAISTFIDRKKYTSEDKDLGISAFFMGLIGITEGAIPFAVKDIKRVLPAIIIGSAVGGAIGMANGVEALVPHGGLIILPVVNGKLWYFLSMLIGTLVSVAILHFTKPNLENIEK, encoded by the coding sequence ATGAAAAAAAGTAATAAATTTTTTAAGGACCTACAAAAAGCTTTTAATACGGGTGTCTCTTTCATGTTGCCTGCAGTAGTTGTAGGAGGGATCTTTTTAGCTATTTCTTTAGCAACTGGGGAAGCCACTGAGTCAGGACTGGAAGTTACCAATCCTTTTATGAAAAATTTGAATGACTTGGGCGATGCTGGTTTTGCTATGATGATTCCATTACTTTCTGGCTACATTGCTAATACATTAGCAGGAAAGCCAGCACTAGCTCCAGCTATGATTTTAGGTTACATCGCCAATAATCCGATTGGGGAAGGAGAAGTCCAAACTGGATTTCTGGGAGCCATGATTATGGGGGTTGCAGTTGGATATTTTGTTCGCTGGTGTAAGACCTGGAAAGTGCCCTCTACCATTCGAACGATTATGCCTATTTTGATTGTACCTGTGATTACAACGTTTGTTTTAGGGATGATTTACATTTATGTTATTGCTGTACCGATTGGTGCTGCGATGGATTGGCTTGTAAGAGCATTAGGACAAATGCAAGGAGGCAGCGCCATTATATTTGGCTTAATCATTGGCGCAATGACCGCTGTGGATATGGGCGGTCCCGTCAACAAAACGGTTACAGCTTTTACTTTAGCGTTGATGGCTGAGGGCGTCTATGCACCAAATGGAGCGCATCGTATCGCAGTGGCTATCCCGCCGCTAGCTCTGGCGATTTCAACCTTTATCGATCGTAAAAAATATACTTCTGAGGATAAAGATTTAGGTATATCAGCCTTTTTTATGGGATTAATTGGTATTACAGAAGGAGCTATCCCCTTTGCTGTTAAAGATATTAAACGCGTGTTACCTGCGATTATTATCGGTAGTGCAGTAGGTGGGGCCATCGGAATGGCTAATGGCGTAGAAGCTCTGGTTCCACATGGAGGCTTAATTATTTTGCCAGTAGTAAATGGGAAATTATGGTATTTCTTATCTATGCTTATCGGAACACTGGTATCAGTTGCTATTTTGCATTTTACCAAACCAAACTTAGAGAATATAGAAAAATAA
- a CDS encoding class II D-tagatose-bisphosphate aldolase non-catalytic subunit: protein MEKLPIKTVVEGLLKLQKTGESATILGVGPMSRNCVQATLELSQEDDFPVMFIASRNQVDADELGGGYVNGWNQFTFAKAVEEVAEKINYDNLYYLCRDHGGPWQRDKERDDHLPTDEAMALGQKSYVADIEAGFDLLMIDPTKDPFEVGKVIPLDTVLERTVDLIEFCEKERKSRNLPEIGYEVGTEETNGGLTSTETYEKFILRLKDELEKRGLPMPTFIVGQTGTLTRKTEQVGTFDFNNAYDLAQMAKKYGVGLKEHNGDYLDDVTLLEHVPSEITATNVAPQYGTEETRAYLNLAAVEARLVDNGLVKEASKTRETLLIHAINSERWRKWMVGEQKDLTVDQILDSNDNQLQAEILDIAGHYTFNDDEVKAEIEKMYQNLKGQNIDGQRYVVDHIKRPIRDYAECYKLNGATTRIKNLSK, encoded by the coding sequence ATGGAAAAATTACCAATCAAAACAGTTGTTGAAGGCCTTCTTAAGTTACAAAAAACAGGGGAAAGTGCTACTATATTAGGCGTTGGCCCAATGTCTAGAAACTGCGTTCAAGCAACTTTAGAATTATCTCAAGAAGATGACTTTCCAGTGATGTTTATTGCTAGTCGAAACCAAGTTGACGCAGATGAATTGGGTGGCGGATACGTTAACGGATGGAACCAGTTTACTTTCGCAAAAGCAGTAGAAGAAGTAGCAGAAAAAATTAATTATGATAATTTATATTATCTTTGTCGTGACCATGGAGGACCTTGGCAACGTGATAAAGAAAGAGATGATCATTTACCAACGGACGAAGCAATGGCACTTGGACAAAAATCGTATGTTGCTGATATTGAAGCAGGTTTTGACTTATTAATGATCGATCCTACAAAAGATCCATTTGAAGTTGGAAAAGTTATCCCATTAGATACTGTTTTAGAAAGAACAGTTGACCTAATTGAGTTTTGTGAAAAAGAACGTAAGTCTCGTAATTTACCAGAAATTGGTTACGAAGTAGGTACAGAAGAAACAAATGGCGGCTTGACTTCAACAGAAACCTACGAAAAATTTATCTTAAGACTAAAAGATGAATTAGAAAAACGAGGTTTACCAATGCCAACGTTTATCGTAGGACAAACAGGAACATTAACTCGTAAAACGGAACAAGTAGGTACTTTTGATTTTAATAATGCTTATGATCTGGCACAAATGGCAAAAAAATATGGCGTTGGTTTAAAAGAACATAATGGGGATTATCTAGATGACGTTACTTTATTAGAACACGTACCTTCTGAAATCACTGCAACTAATGTAGCACCTCAATACGGGACAGAAGAAACTCGTGCTTACTTGAATCTTGCAGCAGTTGAAGCAAGGTTAGTTGATAATGGACTAGTTAAAGAAGCATCGAAAACTCGTGAAACGTTATTAATCCATGCAATCAATAGTGAACGTTGGAGAAAATGGATGGTTGGTGAACAAAAAGATTTAACAGTTGACCAAATTTTAGATTCAAATGACAACCAATTACAAGCAGAAATCCTAGATATTGCTGGACACTATACGTTCAATGATGACGAAGTTAAAGCTGAAATTGAAAAGATGTATCAAAATCTTAAAGGTCAAAATATTGATGGGCAACGCTATGTTGTGGATCATATCAAACGTCCAATTCGTGACTATGCAGAATGCTACAAATTAAATGGTGCAACTACTCGTATTAAAAATCTTTCGAAATAA
- a CDS encoding HAD family hydrolase, whose protein sequence is MQAIFFDVDDTLYDQLRPFARAFEKHFNFSNIPLETLYTTSRKLSDEVFQLVENGQMDMQEMHVYRIKHALAYFGKKISNKEAVKFQRDYQFFQEEITLLPDVIDALNFCSQNEVTMGIITNGPLAHQKRKIKQLGVRNWIPKENIIISSEVGLAKPDVRIFHLAESKIQSANDQVYYVGDSFQNDIIGAKNAGWKAIWCNRRCHKKPLETVEPDYVITGKTKLFETVREIVWGI, encoded by the coding sequence ATGCAAGCAATTTTTTTTGATGTGGATGATACGCTATATGATCAATTACGTCCATTTGCGAGAGCTTTTGAGAAACATTTTAACTTTAGTAATATTCCATTGGAAACGTTGTATACGACTAGTCGAAAGTTGAGCGATGAAGTTTTTCAATTAGTAGAAAATGGACAGATGGATATGCAAGAGATGCATGTATATAGAATTAAACATGCACTAGCGTATTTTGGCAAAAAGATTTCTAATAAAGAAGCTGTTAAGTTTCAAAGGGATTATCAGTTTTTCCAAGAAGAAATCACATTATTACCTGATGTGATAGATGCTTTAAATTTTTGTTCTCAAAATGAAGTCACCATGGGGATTATAACCAATGGACCATTAGCTCACCAAAAAAGAAAAATTAAACAGCTGGGTGTTAGAAATTGGATTCCGAAAGAAAATATAATTATCTCTTCTGAGGTAGGCTTAGCAAAGCCTGATGTTCGAATTTTTCATTTAGCAGAATCGAAAATACAGTCAGCTAACGATCAAGTTTATTACGTAGGAGACTCATTTCAAAATGATATTATTGGAGCTAAAAATGCAGGTTGGAAAGCTATATGGTGCAATCGTAGATGCCATAAAAAGCCTCTTGAAACTGTGGAACCTGATTATGTTATTACTGGGAAAACTAAATTATTCGAAACTGTTCGTGAAATCGTGTGGGGAATTTAG
- a CDS encoding HAD family hydrolase, whose amino-acid sequence MKNVFVFDIDDTLYDQLHAFKRAIKNLQISSQNDLDISSLYQLMKKYGDETFSSTGFDQAKLRSMQIFRIKRALQDYGVKITNEQALNFQLDFEKYQNDIELFPKMEELLNLLVAKEQVLGIITNGTVDKQLKKVKALKLGKWVPKNNILISEAAGVSKPEKAIFKCFENKLFLPLEKQNVFYVGDNYLNDIIGPKSVGWNTIWANYREYNKPIECVADYIVQEPKSLYTTITKLIDK is encoded by the coding sequence ATGAAAAACGTATTTGTTTTTGATATTGATGATACTTTATACGATCAATTACATGCTTTTAAACGAGCAATTAAAAACTTACAGATAAGTAGTCAAAATGATCTAGATATATCTTCACTCTATCAATTGATGAAAAAATATGGAGATGAAACTTTTTCTTCAACAGGTTTTGATCAAGCAAAGTTAAGATCAATGCAAATATTTCGTATTAAACGGGCACTTCAAGATTATGGAGTTAAAATTACTAATGAGCAGGCCCTGAATTTCCAATTAGATTTTGAAAAGTATCAAAATGACATTGAACTATTTCCAAAAATGGAAGAACTGTTAAACCTACTTGTTGCAAAAGAACAAGTTCTAGGAATTATTACCAACGGGACCGTAGACAAGCAACTAAAAAAAGTTAAAGCATTGAAGCTTGGTAAATGGGTTCCGAAAAACAATATTTTAATATCTGAAGCAGCTGGTGTCTCAAAACCTGAAAAAGCTATTTTTAAATGTTTTGAGAATAAACTATTCTTGCCTTTAGAAAAGCAAAACGTATTTTATGTTGGAGATAATTATTTAAATGACATCATAGGACCGAAATCTGTCGGGTGGAATACAATTTGGGCTAATTACCGCGAGTATAACAAACCTATTGAATGTGTAGCAGATTATATCGTACAAGAACCAAAAAGTTTATACACTACTATTACAAAGCTTATTGATAAATAA
- a CDS encoding ECF transporter S component produces MRKNTTRSIVIMALCLVLNIVCSNLILMLRLPIYLDAVGTIFAASLLGPFGGMAVGGATGVLVGVTSDIFSLFFMPVQLVIGAVAGMLYKRKQATQLKNSWWLALAISLPGTILSTIITVILFNGITSAGSSIIVQLLYGAGMNQALSVFLVQIATDYLDKLLTVIFVSLVGRLLVKRLSSIR; encoded by the coding sequence ATGAGAAAAAATACAACTCGCTCTATTGTAATCATGGCATTGTGTCTGGTTTTAAATATCGTTTGTAGTAATCTTATTTTAATGCTAAGGTTACCTATTTATTTAGATGCCGTCGGGACCATTTTTGCAGCCAGCCTTTTAGGGCCCTTTGGCGGAATGGCAGTTGGTGGTGCCACAGGCGTTCTGGTTGGAGTAACCTCTGATATCTTCTCCTTATTTTTTATGCCAGTTCAATTAGTTATCGGCGCGGTCGCTGGTATGTTATATAAACGTAAGCAAGCTACTCAGCTAAAAAACAGTTGGTGGCTTGCCTTGGCAATTTCTTTACCTGGTACGATTCTTTCAACGATTATCACCGTCATTTTATTTAACGGCATTACTTCTGCCGGATCAAGCATCATTGTTCAACTATTATATGGCGCCGGAATGAACCAAGCACTTTCAGTCTTTTTAGTTCAAATTGCAACGGATTACTTAGATAAATTACTAACGGTTATCTTCGTTTCGCTTGTAGGTCGGTTGTTGGTAAAACGATTATCATCTATTCGCTAG
- a CDS encoding nucleoside hydrolase, producing MNTKKNIIIDCDPGIDDSLALLLALQSKELNIIGITIVSGNVPASVGAQNALKVLRLVDRLDIPVYIGAEKPLAVPFTSAQDTHGEDGLGDSQISPVTSVQPKANAVSFIRETLQQNPDTTVLALGPLTNIALVLQEDPNCFAQASRFLVMGGNYRSHGNCSPVAEYNFWCDPDAAKFVFEQKLPIPIEMMGLDVTRKIVLTPTILEYMKHTDQRIYQFIQQITQFYFDFHWEHEKVLGCVVNDPLTIAYLLDPTLAQGFDSHVEIATTGISRGQSIVDDHNFWQLSNNCHILTSVDQTAFWCLFLTRVLKAEESELSQILPQLLEVEL from the coding sequence TTGAATACAAAGAAGAATATCATCATTGATTGTGATCCAGGAATAGACGATAGTTTAGCGCTACTCCTAGCTTTACAATCAAAAGAACTCAATATCATCGGCATCACCATCGTCAGCGGTAATGTACCAGCAAGCGTCGGAGCACAAAATGCGTTAAAAGTTTTGCGGCTAGTCGATCGGTTAGACATACCAGTATACATTGGAGCTGAAAAACCACTGGCGGTTCCTTTTACTAGCGCTCAGGACACCCACGGCGAAGATGGCTTGGGTGATAGCCAAATTTCTCCCGTCACTTCTGTTCAACCCAAAGCAAATGCTGTGTCGTTTATTCGAGAAACATTGCAACAAAATCCCGATACCACCGTCTTAGCTTTAGGACCGCTCACCAACATCGCTTTGGTTTTACAGGAAGATCCGAATTGCTTTGCCCAAGCGTCGCGTTTTCTCGTAATGGGAGGCAATTACCGTTCCCATGGCAATTGCTCACCGGTCGCTGAATACAATTTTTGGTGTGATCCAGATGCAGCAAAATTTGTTTTTGAGCAAAAACTACCCATTCCAATCGAGATGATGGGTCTTGATGTAACACGTAAAATCGTGCTAACCCCGACAATTCTCGAATATATGAAACATACAGACCAACGAATTTATCAATTTATTCAACAAATCACCCAATTTTATTTTGATTTTCACTGGGAACATGAAAAAGTCCTCGGCTGTGTAGTTAATGATCCTTTAACCATCGCCTATTTACTTGACCCTACACTTGCTCAAGGTTTTGACAGTCATGTAGAAATTGCCACCACTGGCATCAGCCGCGGTCAATCTATTGTAGACGATCACAATTTTTGGCAGCTATCGAATAATTGTCACATTTTAACAAGTGTGGACCAAACAGCTTTTTGGTGCTTATTTCTAACACGCGTGCTCAAAGCTGAAGAGTCTGAACTTTCACAAATTCTGCCTCAGTTATTGGAGGTAGAATTATGA
- a CDS encoding transketolase gives MSEHYSQLQIENAAKNIRKRVLKITLERNGCYLAQACSSSEILASLYMSILNLSESKGPQIPGKFPGTPSKDNMDYLPGSAYNGSTDAPYDRLFISPAHYAAPVYSTLVEVGRLSEEALEFFNKDGYSMEMIGANHTPGFENAAGTLSQAISIASGTAYARKIKKQSGRIFVFMSDGEIQEGQLWEAVQVAAFYKLDNLVLLVDVNRQQVEGFTQDIMNIEPLEEKFKAFGAKTAKIDGHSVEELQKACQMTEKGKPLVVLCYTNPTQGIPLLKHRRGQMHFIRFKEDEYNEYLKFYQNM, from the coding sequence ATGTCAGAACATTATTCGCAATTACAGATTGAAAATGCCGCAAAAAATATTCGTAAACGTGTTTTAAAAATTACCCTTGAAAGAAATGGTTGTTATTTAGCTCAGGCTTGTTCTTCGTCAGAAATTTTAGCTTCTCTTTATATGAGTATTCTAAATCTTTCCGAAAGTAAGGGACCGCAAATACCTGGAAAATTCCCTGGAACACCTTCAAAAGACAACATGGATTACCTTCCAGGTTCTGCATATAACGGCAGTACAGATGCACCTTATGATAGGTTATTTATTTCACCAGCTCATTACGCAGCACCGGTTTATTCAACTCTTGTTGAAGTTGGTAGATTATCTGAAGAAGCTTTAGAATTTTTCAATAAAGATGGATATAGTATGGAAATGATTGGTGCAAATCATACTCCCGGTTTTGAAAATGCTGCAGGGACACTAAGTCAAGCAATAAGTATTGCAAGTGGAACTGCTTATGCAAGAAAAATAAAAAAACAAAGTGGTAGGATATTTGTCTTTATGTCTGATGGTGAAATACAAGAAGGACAGCTATGGGAGGCTGTTCAAGTAGCAGCCTTTTATAAATTAGATAATTTAGTTTTACTAGTTGATGTTAATAGGCAACAAGTTGAAGGATTTACCCAAGATATTATGAATATTGAACCACTTGAAGAAAAATTTAAAGCATTTGGTGCAAAAACGGCAAAAATTGATGGTCATAGTGTTGAAGAATTACAAAAAGCTTGCCAAATGACAGAAAAAGGAAAACCGTTAGTTGTATTATGCTATACCAATCCGACACAAGGGATTCCTTTGTTAAAGCATCGTCGAGGACAAATGCATTTTATTCGTTTTAAAGAAGATGAATACAATGAGTATCTTAAGTTTTATCAAAATATGTGA
- a CDS encoding transketolase family protein, translating into MQIEKDVHSNNIIQFAGNHKEVLVMSADLGTSCEVGEFAKKLPERYLSMGIAEQNMMGWAAGLAKEGFRPFLHTFAVFLYRRTLDQLEMSIAYPNLPVALLGFVPGITTPGGITHQSIEDVGIMRTIPNMNIFDCGDTTDVESALEICREINAPIYVRMLRGAVPRLFDPNVPTKFNKGRLLSEGTDIALFSSSICTEEAMRATNYLEKQGLSVQHVHITTLKPFTDPLVLETLEKVSYGVITMENHSVIGGLGTLVGEVMLENMINKELIKIGINDEWTHGAAKPYLMKKYGIDALSLIKAVEKLIDDKFDATENELEAIRLEDYDRV; encoded by the coding sequence GTGCAAATAGAAAAAGACGTGCATTCTAATAACATCATTCAATTCGCTGGAAATCATAAAGAAGTATTGGTAATGTCTGCTGATCTAGGAACTTCGTGTGAAGTTGGGGAATTTGCTAAGAAACTACCCGAAAGGTATTTATCAATGGGCATTGCTGAACAAAATATGATGGGATGGGCTGCTGGTTTAGCCAAAGAAGGTTTTCGTCCGTTTCTTCATACATTTGCTGTTTTTTTGTATAGGAGAACACTTGATCAATTAGAAATGTCGATTGCGTATCCTAATTTACCAGTAGCATTATTAGGTTTCGTGCCGGGGATTACTACGCCTGGAGGGATTACTCACCAGTCAATTGAAGATGTAGGAATTATGAGGACAATTCCTAATATGAATATTTTTGACTGTGGCGATACTACTGATGTTGAGTCTGCTTTAGAAATTTGTAGGGAAATAAATGCTCCTATTTATGTGCGTATGTTAAGAGGAGCTGTTCCGCGTTTATTTGATCCGAATGTACCAACAAAATTTAATAAAGGTAGACTTCTTAGTGAAGGAACAGACATTGCTTTGTTTTCTAGTAGTATTTGTACTGAAGAAGCGATGCGAGCTACAAATTATCTTGAAAAACAAGGGCTATCGGTGCAGCACGTCCATATTACTACATTAAAACCATTCACTGATCCATTAGTGCTTGAGACGCTTGAAAAGGTTAGTTATGGAGTAATAACTATGGAAAATCATAGTGTGATTGGTGGATTAGGTACTTTGGTTGGCGAGGTAATGCTAGAAAATATGATTAATAAAGAACTGATAAAAATAGGTATTAATGATGAGTGGACTCATGGAGCTGCAAAACCTTATTTGATGAAGAAGTATGGGATAGATGCGTTGTCTTTAATTAAAGCGGTGGAAAAATTAATAGATGATAAGTTCGATGCGACTGAAAATGAGCTGGAAGCCATCCGCTTAGAAGATTACGATAGAGTTTAA
- a CDS encoding PTS sugar transporter subunit IIA — translation MKNLFNKELVFLDIESPNANELFKIIADELQNKGFVNEKYHDGLINREKDFPTGLQLEDYSVSIPHTDPETVKKDFIAIVRPRSPIMFSLMEDNDKKTPVDLCFFIGLRDGKKSPLALMELISLIQNHKLILSVLNEKNRKKIIEEIQEVRFT, via the coding sequence ATGAAAAATTTATTTAATAAAGAACTTGTATTTTTAGATATTGAATCACCTAACGCCAATGAACTATTTAAGATAATAGCAGACGAACTTCAAAACAAAGGGTTTGTAAATGAGAAATATCATGACGGCCTAATAAATCGTGAAAAAGATTTTCCTACTGGATTACAACTAGAAGATTACAGCGTTAGTATACCGCATACAGACCCGGAAACAGTAAAAAAAGACTTTATTGCTATAGTAAGGCCTAGATCCCCTATAATGTTTTCCTTAATGGAAGATAATGATAAGAAAACACCCGTGGATTTATGCTTTTTTATTGGATTAAGAGATGGAAAGAAGAGTCCATTAGCTTTAATGGAATTAATTTCGTTAATACAAAATCATAAACTGATATTGTCTGTATTAAATGAAAAAAACAGAAAAAAAATAATAGAAGAAATTCAAGAGGTGAGGTTTACGTGA
- a CDS encoding PTS sugar transporter subunit IIB, translating into MKKTIVIACATGVATSTVIANRVEDLCTKNDIEYQLIQCKVPEVGSYEDQADLIITSGKSPRKFKAITIKATSYITGINDEQTDKDIINALQDS; encoded by the coding sequence GTGAAGAAAACAATCGTTATAGCTTGTGCAACAGGTGTTGCAACTTCAACAGTCATTGCTAATAGAGTGGAAGATTTATGTACGAAAAATGATATAGAATATCAGCTAATTCAATGTAAAGTACCTGAAGTAGGAAGTTACGAAGACCAGGCAGATTTAATCATTACTTCTGGAAAGAGCCCTAGAAAATTTAAAGCGATTACAATAAAAGCTACTTCATATATCACTGGTATTAATGATGAACAAACAGATAAAGATATTATTAATGCTTTACAAGATAGTTAA
- a CDS encoding PTS galactitol transporter subunit IIC, producing the protein MKIITDVVNYIIGLGASAILPITLLILGLIFGLGLGKSIKAGITVGIGFVGINLVIELLTSEVGEAAQLMVQRIGLNLTVIDGGWPSASAAAWGSPISALLIAVCLLVNVILIIFKVTKTMYVDIWNYWYFLFAGSVVYTITNNLVAASIAAILLMVVHLVMGDKLQPYVEDYFEIDNVTLPTGSSLMWVPLGFAVDWILDRIPGINKINVNYETIQKKFGVFGEPMVIGVAIGIILGFLAGYDVGQAWLLGINMGAVMMILPRMIKILLEGLLPISNAAQVFLRDKFKNRELFIGLDSAISLGDSAVISSALILVPIMIILASILPGNRVLPFGDLASIPFYVAFITAHNKGNIFKTVLTGTIMMILTLYMATNFASVYTEMMNAANFTIPQGVSQMSSITSGGSLLNWIILQITQLLNSIF; encoded by the coding sequence ATGAAGATTATCACCGATGTAGTTAATTACATTATTGGATTGGGCGCTAGTGCAATCCTTCCTATAACACTTTTAATTTTAGGATTAATTTTTGGACTAGGTTTGGGAAAATCTATTAAAGCAGGAATTACTGTTGGGATTGGTTTTGTTGGAATTAACTTGGTTATCGAACTATTAACGAGCGAAGTTGGCGAGGCAGCTCAATTGATGGTTCAACGTATAGGTCTGAATTTAACTGTCATTGATGGAGGATGGCCATCCGCCTCGGCAGCTGCTTGGGGCTCTCCTATATCAGCACTATTAATAGCAGTTTGCTTATTAGTAAACGTTATTTTAATTATATTTAAAGTGACAAAAACAATGTATGTTGATATTTGGAACTATTGGTATTTTTTGTTTGCCGGATCTGTTGTTTATACGATTACAAACAATTTAGTTGCAGCTTCTATAGCGGCTATTCTATTAATGGTAGTTCATTTAGTTATGGGCGATAAGTTGCAACCTTATGTTGAAGATTATTTTGAAATTGATAATGTTACTTTACCGACCGGTTCTTCATTAATGTGGGTACCGCTAGGTTTTGCTGTTGATTGGATATTAGATAGAATTCCAGGCATAAATAAAATTAATGTTAATTATGAAACCATTCAAAAAAAGTTTGGAGTTTTTGGTGAACCTATGGTAATAGGTGTTGCTATTGGTATAATACTTGGTTTTCTAGCTGGATATGATGTGGGCCAAGCATGGCTATTAGGGATAAATATGGGCGCTGTTATGATGATTTTGCCAAGAATGATAAAAATCCTACTGGAAGGATTGCTTCCTATTTCTAATGCTGCCCAAGTATTTTTACGTGATAAATTTAAAAACAGAGAACTATTTATTGGATTAGATTCTGCCATTTCTTTAGGTGATTCTGCTGTAATATCTTCTGCTTTAATTTTAGTTCCAATAATGATAATTCTTGCATCTATTTTGCCAGGGAACAGAGTGTTACCTTTTGGAGATCTTGCTTCAATTCCTTTTTATGTTGCTTTTATAACCGCTCATAATAAAGGTAATATTTTTAAGACCGTGCTTACAGGTACTATAATGATGATTTTAACTTTATATATGGCTACTAATTTTGCTTCTGTATATACAGAAATGATGAACGCGGCTAATTTTACTATTCCACAAGGAGTTAGTCAGATGTCAAGCATTACTTCCGGCGGTAGTCTTTTAAATTGGATAATACTTCAGATAACGCAACTATTAAATTCAATTTTTTAA